AGGGGTTGACGTCGGGGGCGATGATCACCACTTCGGCGCCCTTGTAACGCGCCTCCGTCAGGTAGTGGTAGACCGGGATGCGCGTGTACGCCGGGTTGCAATGCCAGATGAAGATCAATTCGGCGTGAACGTGATCATCGGAACTGGGAGTGATGTACTTGCCCCAGGTGAGGTGCATGCCGGGCACGCAGTCGCCGATGTCGGAGTCGAAGTCGCCCAGCGGGATGCCGGTGACCGAGCAGAAGCGGCGCTGGGCCATCATGCCCCAGGCCAGCGCATTGGCGCCGTTGGGTGAGAAGACGGCTTCCGGGCCGACTTCTTGGATGGCGTCGAGGATGCCGTCGGCGATTTCCGATAATGCTTGGTCCCACGAGACCCGCTGCCACTTGCCCTCGCCGCGTTCTCCGGCGCGCTTGAGCGGGTAGAGCACGCGCTCCTTGGCGGTCAAGAACTGATGCCAGCATGAGCCCTTCTGGCAGCCGAGCGGGTTGAAGTCGGGCACGCCCTCTTCGACCCGCGGCAGGTTGCCGGCCTGCTCCTCGAACATGATCTTGCCGTCTTTGAGGAAGACCCAATACGGGCAAGAGCCGACGGTGGGGTAGCAATCGACGGCGTGGCTGCTGTTGACGACCTTGTCCCACTTCCACTTGCCCCGGTAGGTATCTTCGGAGCCGCGGGCAGCCGCTGATTTCCCTGCCTGCTGGCGTTGCGCGGTGGTAGCCATTGATACTCCTGCGTAGACAAACGTCCGTTTGGCCGGCGCGCGCTTGTAGTCCATCGCCCCAGGAGCAGTCAAGCTGAAGATCGCGCCACGCAATTCTGGCGGGCATGATCCACCCAGCCCGATCATCCTGGCCGCTTGGTTTCCCCGATGATCACTCGCTCCACTGGGTTCGGCACCTCATCCGGGTTCCACAACGCGGAGCGGAAATACTCGTAGCGGGACCACGGCACGGTCAGATTGGCGAAGAACGGCGAGCTGATGTCGCCGCTTGGACCGGAGGAGTGCGCGAAAAGCGCCTCCTCAGGTTTGGCGAGATCGCAGATGAAGCGACTGCTGGCGCCGACGAAGGCGCGCAGTCCGTTACTGGCCGGAATCGGGACGCACGGGCTGACGGTGTACAGATCGCCCGGGAACGGTGCGTCGAGCGCGAGAAAGTAGCTGCCGATCAGCGGCAGCTCCGCGAGGATCGTGCCGAGGCGAATGCGCTGGAACTGATCCCAGCGCCACCGCTCCGGTTGTGCGCCGCACTGCTTTACAACACGCGTGACCGCTGCCTCGAAGGCCTCGCCTGCCAGCGCCGCGAACGACTTGCCGCTGGCCCGCTCGAGGTCCGGATGCAGCGGATCGCTGCGGTCGCGCAACAGCTGCTGCACCCGCAGCACGGCGCGCCGGCCATTGAGATAGCGGCGGCCGGTCTCTTTGCCGAGCAACGGCGCGAACACCCGCCGCGCCAATTCCTGCTGCGTAAATGCCAGCAGCGGCGCGGCGGCCGAGTCGCACGTGAAGTCGCCGTTCCATGCCGCGAGCACGCGATAGGCATGCCCGACCGCGTCGGAGCGTTCGGCGAAGGCGGAGCAAAGCCCGAGCAGCGCATCGCGCAGCGGCACGCCGTAATCGGAGCCCAGATCACGCTGCAGGGCCGCGAACGTCTCGCATGAGTGGGCGGCGTTGCCCGCCAGGAACGACTCGATGCGCAGCTGTCGATGACGTGGCTCGACATGCACCCGCGTCGTGGCGATGCGGAATTTGTCCGGATCAACGATGGAGTTGGCCGAGGCCACGAAGCCGCGGGCGGGGTTGAGCATCTTCGGCATCTGCGCAAACGGCACGAAGCCGTCCCACTGCGCTGCCGGATCATGCGCGTCGCGCACGAACAGCCCGTCTCCTTGCCGGCGCGGCAGCCGGCCGAAGGGCTCCCAACCGATGTGGCCGTCCTTGTGGCCGTATACATGGTTGAAGTCGAACGGCCCGTCGTTGATGCGCGCCAGGGCGTGCTGGTGTTCCTCGACCGTCTTCGACTCGGCCAAGGCGAGGTAGCCGTCAAAATACGCGGCAAGATCCGACGGCACCACGCGCAGCGCCAGATCGGCGCCGTCATGATGCGTCCAGCCGGGATAGATGATGCCGTGCTCGCACTGCTCCCATTCGATGGTGATAGCGCGGCCGAACCGTGCGCGCTGGGCCTCGCGGTGCTTGGTGATGGCGCCGGTGCCACTGACGGTCCGATAGCGGCTGGCATCGCCGGGCAGCCGCTGGACGCGATAGAGGTCCCAGCCGTCGCGGTACGCGGTGGTGCAACCCCAGGCGAGGTAGCCGTTGTGCCCGAAGCCGAAGATCGGACAGCCGAGCATCATGCCGCCCTGGACGCGATAGCGCGGGCAATCGAGGTGGGCGTGGTACCAGAACGTCGGCAGCGGCAGCAGCGGTACGTGCGGATCGTTGGCGACGATCGGGGCGCCGGAGGCCGAGCGCTCGGCGCTCACCGCCCAGTTATTGCTGCCACCGGCGGTGAGATGCAGCGGCGGCTCGGGCTCCGGGCCCGGCACCACCGGATAGCTCGCCGGCACATTCTCCCACGGCGCCTCAGGATAGAAGCGCCGGGCGGCATCATCGCCGAGCTGGCCGCGTACCGCGTCGAAGATCAGCTCGACATCGAGCGGCGCCAGCGCGATGGCGAAGGCGCAGGCGCGCGCGGCGAGCAGGGCGTCGCTCGGGCGCCACGGGCGCACCGCGCCGAGCAGCAAGTACTCCGGCGGATAGACGCCACGCATGGCATGCAACGCGGCATTGATGCCGGCGGCAAACCCCTCCAGGCACTGCCGGCCGCGCTCGCCGAGGCGCTCGTAGTCGCGCTCGCACTGGGGCTCGAATCCGAGCGGCTGGATGAAGGCGTCGAGATCACCGACGCGCTTGCCGGCAAACATCTCGCTGTCTTTCGGCACCGCGATATTGCCCACCAGCTCGCAGAGCCGGCCGGCGCCGAAGTGGCGCACTATATCGAGCAGCACGAAGCGGTCGGCGGCCTGGAGAAAACCGAGCGCTGCGAACAGATCGGGTTCCTGCTCGGCGTAGATGTGCGGAACACCGTTGGCGTCGCGGATAATCTCGACGCGGCCGCGCAGCGGCGGAAAGTGCTGCGCCGCGAGTGCTGGAACCGTGCCCGCATTTCGCGCGCCGGCGAGCGCACGCACGGTGCGCGCCAGCATTGCCACCCGGCGCTTGCGCGGCAACCGATATTGGGAAAGCACCGGTTCGAACCTGCCGCCCTCAGCGCGCTGACCGGCCGCTCCGGTTCTTGTCCCAGACGGCAGCAAGGATCAGGCAGAAACCCAGCAGACGAATCAAATACGGGACCGGCGCACCTTCGCTGGCGTCGGCGCCGAACGACAAGGCTACCCGACCCAGGGCCAGCACCCAGAAGGCAAGGGCAAAGATGAGGAACAGCCGGTCGGCGGTCTCTTT
The DNA window shown above is from Deltaproteobacteria bacterium and carries:
- a CDS encoding penicillin acylase family protein, which translates into the protein MLSQYRLPRKRRVAMLARTVRALAGARNAGTVPALAAQHFPPLRGRVEIIRDANGVPHIYAEQEPDLFAALGFLQAADRFVLLDIVRHFGAGRLCELVGNIAVPKDSEMFAGKRVGDLDAFIQPLGFEPQCERDYERLGERGRQCLEGFAAGINAALHAMRGVYPPEYLLLGAVRPWRPSDALLAARACAFAIALAPLDVELIFDAVRGQLGDDAARRFYPEAPWENVPASYPVVPGPEPEPPLHLTAGGSNNWAVSAERSASGAPIVANDPHVPLLPLPTFWYHAHLDCPRYRVQGGMMLGCPIFGFGHNGYLAWGCTTAYRDGWDLYRVQRLPGDASRYRTVSGTGAITKHREAQRARFGRAITIEWEQCEHGIIYPGWTHHDGADLALRVVPSDLAAYFDGYLALAESKTVEEHQHALARINDGPFDFNHVYGHKDGHIGWEPFGRLPRRQGDGLFVRDAHDPAAQWDGFVPFAQMPKMLNPARGFVASANSIVDPDKFRIATTRVHVEPRHRQLRIESFLAGNAAHSCETFAALQRDLGSDYGVPLRDALLGLCSAFAERSDAVGHAYRVLAAWNGDFTCDSAAAPLLAFTQQELARRVFAPLLGKETGRRYLNGRRAVLRVQQLLRDRSDPLHPDLERASGKSFAALAGEAFEAAVTRVVKQCGAQPERWRWDQFQRIRLGTILAELPLIGSYFLALDAPFPGDLYTVSPCVPIPASNGLRAFVGASSRFICDLAKPEEALFAHSSGPSGDISSPFFANLTVPWSRYEYFRSALWNPDEVPNPVERVIIGETKRPG